The following DNA comes from Streptomyces globosus.
GTGCGCACCGGCAGCCTCGACGGCGGCCTCGTCGAACCCGGCCAGGTAGTCGCGGGTCAGGGCCCACCAGTCGGCCCGGTAGCCGGGGTCGCTGCCGAGTTCGCGCAGGTACATGCGCAGGTCGTACTCCAGGAACTTCACCCGGCAGGCGAGGCCGAGCTCCGGGGATGCCTCGGCGAGGATCCGGGCGGCGGTGCGGTGGGCCTCGATGCGGGAGCGCCAGTTGGAGACGTCCTTGCGGTCCAGGGAGATCGACACCTGGGCGGCGCTGCGCCGGACGTGCCAGACGTAGACGAGGTCCTCGACGACGGCGATGCGCGGCGCGGCGGCGAGGACGCGGGCGGTGAAGACGAAGTCCTCGTAGGTGAACCGGCCGTCGGGGAAGCGGATGCCGTGCTTGTCCAGGAAGGCCCGCTCGTACAGCTTGTTGACGCAGAGGGTGTCGCGGACCAGCTCGGGCCGGTCGGCCGGCCGGTCGACGACCTCGCCGTGCCGGTACAGGCCGGGCACCCAGGGGGTGTCGTGGTGCTGGGGCAGCTCCCGGCGCACGCACGCACCGACGGCCACCGGGGCGCGGTGCTCCTCGGCGGCGCGGAGGAGCGCCTCGGCGGCCCCGGGCGGCAGGACGTCGTCGCTGTCGAGGAACAGCACGTACGGGGAGGTGGCGGCGGCGATCCCGTCGTTGCGGGGGGTACCGCAGCCGCCGCTGTTCTCCGTACGGTGGACGACCTTCAGGCGCGGGTGGACGGCGGCCAGCCCGTCCAGCACCTCCGCGGTGCCGTCGGCCGAGGCGTCGTTGACGGCGATGACCTCGGCCACGACCGGGCCCTGGGCGAGAGCCGAGGTGACGGCTTCGCCCACGAGCCCGGCGTCGTTGTAGGCGATCACGACGACGGAGACACTGGGGGGCTGCGTGCTGCTCACCCCGTGGATCCTAGGCGACCCGGGTAAACATCCCTTCAACTCCGCCGCCCGATGCGCCCGCGGACCGCATGATTCAGGTCAGAAAGGACGGAATTCGTCGTATTCGTCCTGTGCGGAGTCGCTGCGGCGGGCGTCGCGCTCCTTGCGGCGCTGGGCGGCCGGACGCGGCGCTTCCATGCGGTGGTCCTCGCCGCGGCGGCCCAGCATCTCCGCGCCGGCCATCATGGACGGCTCCCAGTCGAAGACGACCGCGTTCTCGTCGGAGCCGATGGCGACGCCGTCGCCGGCGCGGGCGCCGACCTTCAGCAGCTCGTCCTCGACACCGAGGCGGTTCAGGCGGTCGGCGAGGTAGCCGACGGCCTCGTCGTTGTTGAAGTCGGTCTGGCGGACCCAGCGCTCCGGCTTCTCGCCGCGCACCCGGTAGACGCCCTCCGCCTCGTCGAAGGTGACGGTGAAGCCGGTCTCGTCGACGGCCTTCGGGCGGATGACGATGCGGGTCGCCTCCTGCTTCGGCTTGCGGGCGCGCGCCTTGGCGACGACCTCCGCGAGGAAGTAGGACAGCTCCTTCAGGCCGGTGCGGGCGACCGCGGAGACCTCGAAGACCTTGTAGCCGCGGGCCTCCAGGTCGGGCCGGATCATGTCGGCGAGGTCCTTGCCGTCCGGGATGTCGACCTTGTTGAGGACCACGAGGCGCGGCCGGTTCTCCAGGCCGCCGCCGTACTGCTTGAGCTCCTCCTCGATGACGTCGAGGTCGGAGACGGGGTCGCGGTCGGACTCCAGGGTGGCCGTGTCCAGGACGTGCACCAGGACGGAGCAGCGCTCCACGTGCCGCAGGAACTCCAGGCCCAGGCCCTTGCCCTGGCTGGCGCCCGGGATGAGGCCGGGGACGTCGGCGATCGTGTAGACGGTCGAGCCGGCGGTGACGACGCCCAGGTTCGGGACGAGCGTGGTGAACGGGTAGTCCGCGATCTTCGGCTTGGCGGCGGAGAGCACCGAGATCAGCGAGGACTTGCCGGCGCTCGGGAAGCCGACGAGCGCCACGTCCGCGACGGTCTTCAGCTCCAGGACGATGTCGCCGGTCGCGCCGGGCACGCCGAGGAGCGCGAAGCCGGGGGCCTTGCGGCGGGCGGAGGACAGCGCCGCGTTGCCGAGGCCGCCGCGGCCGCCCTCGGCGGCGACGTACGTGGTGCCCTGGCCGACCAGGTCGGCGAGGACGTTGCCCTCCTTGTCGAGGACGACGGTGCCGTCCGGCACGGGCAGGACGAGGTCCTGGCCGTCCTTGCCGGAGCGGTTGCCGCCCTCGCCGGGCTTGCCGTTGGTGGCCTTGCGGTGCGGGCTGTGGTGGTAGTCCAGAAGGGTCGTCACGGACTGGTCCACGACGAGGACGACGTCGCCGCCGCGGCCGCCGTTGCCGCCGTCGGGGCCGCCGAGCGGCTTGAACTTCTCCCGGTGCACGGAGGCGCAGCCGTGGCCCCCGTTACCCGCGGCGACATGCAGCTCGACGCGGTCCACGAAGGTGGTCATGGTGTTCCTCCAGATACAGACGGGATGTCCCGGACAGGCCTTGCTGTCCCATTAAACGTGTGTACGTGCAAACGCGCCGAGGGCGGACCTCTCTTCCCGGCACCTGCCGGGAAGAGCTGGGATCCGCCCTCGGTAAGTTACGAACGCTTGATCAGCAGGAGCTGGATCAGGCGGCCGGAACGATGTTCACGACCTTGCGGCCACGGTGGGTGCCGAACTGCACCGCGCCGGCCTGCAGGGCGAACAGCGTGTCGTCGCCACCACGGCCGACACCGGCGCCCGGGTGGAAGTGGGTGCCGCGCTGGCGGACGAGGATCTCACCAGCGGAAACGACCTGACCGCCGAAGCGCTTCACGCCGAGCCGCTGGGCATTGGAGTCGCGACCGTTCCGGGTGGACGATGCGCCCTTCTTGTGTGCCATTGCTCAGTCCCTCTTTACTTCGCGGCCGACGGGATGGACGTGACCTTGATCGCCGTGTACTGCTGACGGTGACCCTGGCGACGGCGGTAGCCGGTCTTGTTCTTGTAGCGCAGGATGTCGATCTTGGCGCCCTTGGTGTGGTCCACGACCTCGGCCTGGACCTTGATGCCCGCCAGGACCCACGGGTCGCTGGTCACGGCGTCGCCGTCGACAACGAGCAGGGTCGAGAGCTCGACCGTGTCGCCAGCCTTGGCAGTGGAAATCTTGTCAACCTCAACGATGTCGCCGACAGCAACCTTGTGCTGGCGACCACCGCTGCGCACGATGGCGTACACGCGGATCTCTCTCTCGCTCGATGGGAACCCCTGAAGCCAGCCGTCTCCCGCAGAACGCGGGTCGGCCTCCCCCGGACCGCGCAGCGGCCCGGGAGGTGAGGTGCTCAGTGGCTGGCGCGCACGTAGACACGCCGACGGTCAAGATTACGGTCCCGGGTTTAAGAGGTCAAACCGGGACGGCCGCCACGACGCGGCCCCGGACCGGCGACGCGTCGAGGAACGCATCGTCTTTCCGCGGGGTACGGGACCGCCCCGGCCCCGCGGGGTGCGGGGCCGGGGCGGTCCGTTGACATGCGACCCGGGCGGGTCAGGCGTCCGAGTCGGTGGAGGCCGCGGCGGAGGGAGCGCTCTGCTCCGCCGCCGCGGTCTTCTTCGTCGCCTTCTTCGCCGTCGTCTTCTTCGCCGTCGTCGTCTTCTTGGCCGCGGTCTTCTTGGCCGTCGTCGTCTTCTTGGCGGCGGCCTTCTTTGCCGGGGCCTTCTTGGCGGCCGTCTTGCGGGCCGTCTTCTTGGCCGGGGCCGGCTCCTCGGCCGGGGCCTCGGGCTCGGCGGCGGCTGCCGGGGCCTGCTCCGACGGGGCCGTCTCGACGACGACCACCGCCGCCTCCGCGCCGGCCGGCGAGCCGGCGGGCGAGGTGGCCTTGCGGACGGCACGGCGCCGCGGACGGGCCGGTGCGGCCGCGGGGGCCTCGGCCTCGACCGGAGCGGGCTCCGGCTGCGGTTCGGCGGCCGGCTCGGGCTCGACGGCCGGCTCCGGCTCGGCCGCGGCGGCCGGCTGGGGCTGCGGCTCGGGCTCGGCCGCGGCGGCCGGCTCGGGCTGCGGCTCGGCGGCCGGCTGGGGGGCCGCAGTCGCCGGCGCGGTCGCCTTGCGGGTGGCGCGGCGGCGCGTCCGGCCCTTCGGCTCGGCCTCGACCGTCTCCGACGCGGCCACGGCCTCGGCGACGGCCTCCGCGGCCGGCTCCAGCACCGTGTCGGCAGGCGCGGTGACCGGCTCGGCCTCCACCTCGACGACCGGCGCCGGCGCGGCCTCGACCGCAGCCGCGGCAGCCGGAGCAGCAGCTGCGCGCGGGGCGCCCGCGGCGGCGGTCGCCTTGCGCGTGGCGCGGCGCCGGTTGCGGCGGCTGCTGACGCCGGCCGCGGCCTCCGCCTCCGCGACGCTGCTGTACAGCTCCTCGTCCGGGGCGAACGCCGGCTCGGGCAGCGCGACCGGCGCGGCCACCTCGGCGGCCACCTCGGCCTCGCTCTCCGCCTCCGGCTCGGCCACGGCGACCGTCCCGGCGGTCTCCACGGCCTCGACCTCGTGTTCGTGGCCCCGGCCGCCGCGCCGCTTGGCGCGCTTGCCGCCGTTGCCGCCGGCCGCGGACGCCGTGTCCATGTGGACGATCACGCCGCGCCCGTTGCAGTGGACGCAGGTCTCGGAGAAGGACTCCAGCAGGCCCTGGCCGACCCGCTTGCGGGTCATCTGGACCAGGCCGAGCGAGGTCACCTCGGCGACCTGGTGCTTCGTACGGTCGCGGCCCAGGCACTCCAGCATGCGCCGCAGGACCAGGTCGCGGTTCGACTCCAGCACCATGTCGATGAAGTCGATGACGACGATGCCGCCCAGGTCGCGCAGCCGCAGCTGGCGCACGATCTCCTCGGCAGCCTCCAGGTTGTTCCGGGTGACGGTCTCCTCGAGGTTGCCGCCCTGACCGGTGAACTTGCCGGTGTTGACGTCGATGACGACCATCGCCTCGGTCTTGTCGATCACGAGGGAGCCGCCGGAGGGCAGCCACACCTTGCGGTCGAGCGCCTTGGCGAGCTGCTCGTCGATCCGGTACGTGGCGAAGACGTCGACCTCGGACGTCCAGCGCTGCAGGCGGCCGGCCAGGTCGGGGGCGACGTGCGAGACGTAGCCGTGGATGGTCTCCCAGGCGCTGTCGCCGCTGACGATGACCTTCGAGAAGTCCTCGTTGAAGATGTCGCGCACGACGCGGACGGTCATGTCCGGCTCGCCGTACAGCAGGCTCGGCGACGACGTCGTGATCTGCTTCGACTTCTTCTGGATCTCCTCCCACTGCGCCTGGAGGCGCTCGACGTCGCGGCGCAGCTCGTCCTCGCTCGCGCCCTCGGCGGCCGTGCGCACGATGACGCCGGCGTCCTCGGGGACGATCTTCTTGAGGATGGTCTTCAGGCGGGCGCGCTCGGTGTCGGGCAGCTTGCGGCTGATGCCGGTCATCGAGCCCTCGGGCACGTAGACCAGGTAGCGGCCGGGCAGCGAGACCTGGCTGGTCAGGCGGGCGCCCTTGTGGCCGATCGGGTCCTTGGTGACCTGGACCAGCACGGACTGGCCGGACTTCAGGGCGGTCTCGATGCGGCGCGGCCCGTTGGCCATGCCGAGCGCCTCGAAGTTGACCTCGCCGGCGTACAGGACGGCGTTGCGGCCCTTGCCGATGTCGATGAAGGCGGCCTCCATGGACGGCAGCACGTTCTGGACCTTGCCCAGGTAGACGTTGCCGACGTACGAGGTGGCCTCTTCCTTGTTGACGTAGTGCTCGACGAGCACGTTGTCCTCGAGGACGCCGATCTGCGTGCGGTCTCCGTTCTGGCGGACGACCATGACGCGCTCGACGGCCTCGCGGCGCGCGAGGAACTCGGCCTCGGTGATGATCGGCACGCGGCGGCGGCCCTGCTCGCGGCCCTCGCGGCGGCGCTGCTTCTTGGCCTCCAGCCGGGTCGAGCCCTTGATGGACTGGACCTCGTCGGACTCGGGCTTCTCGCGTGCGGGGCGCGGCTCGCGGACCTTGACGACGGTGCGTACGCCGTCCTCGTCGGCGGCGTCGGCGTCCGCGGCGGTGTCACCGCTGCGGCGGCGACGGCGGCGGCGACGGCGGCTGGAGGTGCTGCCGAGGGCGTCGGCCTCCTCGGCCTCCTCCTCGTCCTCCTCGGCCTCGGCGGCCTCCTGGTCGGCGGCCTCGGCCTCGTCCTCGGCGGCTTCGTCGAGCTCGGAGGCCTCGCCGCGGCGGCGACGGCGGCCACCGCGGCGGCGGCGGCGGGACGGGCGCTCGTCGGAGTCGTCGGCCTCGTCCTCGTCGAGGTCGGCGGCCTCGGCCTCCGGCTCCTCGTCGGCGGGCTCGGGTGCGGCCGGGGCCTCGGCCGCGGGGGCCTCGACGGCGCCGCGGCTGCGCCGGCGGCGGCGGCCGGACGGCTGCGCGGCGGGGGCCTGGACGGCCTCGACCTCGGCCTCGGCCTCCTCCTCGTCCTCGTCGGCTTCCTCGGCCTGGGCCTCGGCGGCAGCGGCGGCGGCCGCGAGGGCGGCGGTCTCCGGGGTCTGGAACATCGGCTCGGTGAAGACCGGCGCCTGGAACACGGGGACGGCGGGGCGCACGGCGCGGCGGGAGCGCGCCGGGGCGGCGGGCTCCTCGGACGCGGGCTGTGCGGCGGGGGCGGCCGGCGCCTCGGCGGCGGGGGTGGGGGCGGCCGGGGCGGCGGCGCGGGTGGCACGGCGGCGGCCGCGCTTGGGCGCGTCGACGGCGTCGGCCACGGTGACGGTGGCCTTGGGAGCCTCCTGCTTGACGGGCTCGGTGGCGGGCGCCTCGACGGCGGCGGCAGCGGCCTCGGCGGCGGGGGCGGAGGTGGCGCGGGTGGCACGGCGGCGGGTCCGCGGAGCGGGCGCAGCAGCCTCCTCGACGGCGGCCGGAGCCTCGACGGCGGCGGGCGCCTCTGCGGCAGGAGCCTCGACGGAGGCGGCCTCGGCGACAGGAGCGGAGGTGGCGCGGGTGGCACGGCGGCGCGTCCGCGGAGCCGGAGCAGCAGCCTCCTCAACCGCGGCCGAAGCCTCCACGGCAGCAGCGGGAGCCTCCACCACGGCAGCAGGCTCGGCAGCCGGAGCGGACGTCCCACGGGTGGCCCGGCGGCGGGTCCGCGGAGCCGGAGCAGCAGCCTCCTCGACGGCTGCAGGCGCCTCGACGGCGGCGGCCTCGGCGGCCGGGGCGGAGGTGGCGCGGGTGGCACGGCGGCGCGTGCGCGGAGCCGGAGCAGCAGCCTCCTCAACAGCGGCAGGCGCCTCAACAGCGGCGGGCGCCTCGACGGCGGCGGCCTCGGCGACCGGGGCGGAGGCGGCCTCGGCGACAGGGGCGGATACAGCGCGGGTGGCACGGCGGCGGGCCCGCGGCGGGGCGGCGGCAGGCGCGGCCTCGGCCTCGGGGGCGGCGGCAGGGGCGGCCTCGACCGCCTCGGCGGCGGGCGCGGACGCGGCGGCGGTCGCACCGGGCGGGCCGGCGGGACGCGACGCGGCACGGCGGCGCCTGCGCGGCGGCAGGTTGTCGCTCGGGCTGCCGTTGTCGATGCCGGCGGGGGTGTTGTTGTTCTCGTTGTCGAGCATGCGGGCGGTTCTCCCGTCACGCTCCCGGGCTCCGCGGCTGACATCCGGTCCGGCTCGGCTCCGCGCGTGTCGGCGCGGAGCCGGCCTCCGGGGCGCGTTCGCCTCACGGGAGCTGTAGTCCATGGCCGCCGGTTCCGTACGCTTTGTCCGTACGGCCTGGCGGAAGTCTTCAGGTCGATGCGCGGCCCGACCCAGGTGGCTCCCGAGTGCCAGGGCTGCGCGGCGGCGGCGACGCCCTTAC
Coding sequences within:
- a CDS encoding glycosyltransferase family 2 protein produces the protein MSSTQPPSVSVVVIAYNDAGLVGEAVTSALAQGPVVAEVIAVNDASADGTAEVLDGLAAVHPRLKVVHRTENSGGCGTPRNDGIAAATSPYVLFLDSDDVLPPGAAEALLRAAEEHRAPVAVGACVRRELPQHHDTPWVPGLYRHGEVVDRPADRPELVRDTLCVNKLYERAFLDKHGIRFPDGRFTYEDFVFTARVLAAAPRIAVVEDLVYVWHVRRSAAQVSISLDRKDVSNWRSRIEAHRTAARILAEASPELGLACRVKFLEYDLRMYLRELGSDPGYRADWWALTRDYLAGFDEAAVEAAGAHARWIVRVLRAADAPPADLERLTRFAAEPPRLLPPYATGPGGRPVWSDALPVELDGLEELPAAALPATVEAGAGAGAAGLRIRVHDLYGRLAEAGPRTVRLRFVPRSGGEPLLDRPVDLRPAADGSGWTCDVPFPLTAVAAAGRRQGRRGMQAWGVEIDVAFADGTVLATAPRPLDALLRRRALLSSRYGVLLAQPYRTAGGSLALRLAPGAAGALSFVRNRLHRARAGRAAG
- the obgE gene encoding GTPase ObgE, with protein sequence MTTFVDRVELHVAAGNGGHGCASVHREKFKPLGGPDGGNGGRGGDVVLVVDQSVTTLLDYHHSPHRKATNGKPGEGGNRSGKDGQDLVLPVPDGTVVLDKEGNVLADLVGQGTTYVAAEGGRGGLGNAALSSARRKAPGFALLGVPGATGDIVLELKTVADVALVGFPSAGKSSLISVLSAAKPKIADYPFTTLVPNLGVVTAGSTVYTIADVPGLIPGASQGKGLGLEFLRHVERCSVLVHVLDTATLESDRDPVSDLDVIEEELKQYGGGLENRPRLVVLNKVDIPDGKDLADMIRPDLEARGYKVFEVSAVARTGLKELSYFLAEVVAKARARKPKQEATRIVIRPKAVDETGFTVTFDEAEGVYRVRGEKPERWVRQTDFNNDEAVGYLADRLNRLGVEDELLKVGARAGDGVAIGSDENAVVFDWEPSMMAGAEMLGRRGEDHRMEAPRPAAQRRKERDARRSDSAQDEYDEFRPF
- the rpmA gene encoding 50S ribosomal protein L27; this encodes MAHKKGASSTRNGRDSNAQRLGVKRFGGQVVSAGEILVRQRGTHFHPGAGVGRGGDDTLFALQAGAVQFGTHRGRKVVNIVPAA
- the rplU gene encoding 50S ribosomal protein L21; the encoded protein is MYAIVRSGGRQHKVAVGDIVEVDKISTAKAGDTVELSTLLVVDGDAVTSDPWVLAGIKVQAEVVDHTKGAKIDILRYKNKTGYRRRQGHRQQYTAIKVTSIPSAAK
- a CDS encoding Rne/Rng family ribonuclease; translated protein: MLDNENNNTPAGIDNGSPSDNLPPRRRRRAASRPAGPPGATAAASAPAAEAVEAAPAAAPEAEAAPAAAPPRARRRATRAVSAPVAEAASAPVAEAAAVEAPAAVEAPAAVEEAAAPAPRTRRRATRATSAPAAEAAAVEAPAAVEEAAAPAPRTRRRATRGTSAPAAEPAAVVEAPAAAVEASAAVEEAAAPAPRTRRRATRATSAPVAEAASVEAPAAEAPAAVEAPAAVEEAAAPAPRTRRRATRATSAPAAEAAAAAVEAPATEPVKQEAPKATVTVADAVDAPKRGRRRATRAAAPAAPTPAAEAPAAPAAQPASEEPAAPARSRRAVRPAVPVFQAPVFTEPMFQTPETAALAAAAAAAEAQAEEADEDEEEAEAEVEAVQAPAAQPSGRRRRRSRGAVEAPAAEAPAAPEPADEEPEAEAADLDEDEADDSDERPSRRRRRGGRRRRRGEASELDEAAEDEAEAADQEAAEAEEDEEEAEEADALGSTSSRRRRRRRRRSGDTAADADAADEDGVRTVVKVREPRPAREKPESDEVQSIKGSTRLEAKKQRRREGREQGRRRVPIITEAEFLARREAVERVMVVRQNGDRTQIGVLEDNVLVEHYVNKEEATSYVGNVYLGKVQNVLPSMEAAFIDIGKGRNAVLYAGEVNFEALGMANGPRRIETALKSGQSVLVQVTKDPIGHKGARLTSQVSLPGRYLVYVPEGSMTGISRKLPDTERARLKTILKKIVPEDAGVIVRTAAEGASEDELRRDVERLQAQWEEIQKKSKQITTSSPSLLYGEPDMTVRVVRDIFNEDFSKVIVSGDSAWETIHGYVSHVAPDLAGRLQRWTSEVDVFATYRIDEQLAKALDRKVWLPSGGSLVIDKTEAMVVIDVNTGKFTGQGGNLEETVTRNNLEAAEEIVRQLRLRDLGGIVVIDFIDMVLESNRDLVLRRMLECLGRDRTKHQVAEVTSLGLVQMTRKRVGQGLLESFSETCVHCNGRGVIVHMDTASAAGGNGGKRAKRRGGRGHEHEVEAVETAGTVAVAEPEAESEAEVAAEVAAPVALPEPAFAPDEELYSSVAEAEAAAGVSSRRNRRRATRKATAAAGAPRAAAAPAAAAAVEAAPAPVVEVEAEPVTAPADTVLEPAAEAVAEAVAASETVEAEPKGRTRRRATRKATAPATAAPQPAAEPQPEPAAAAEPEPQPQPAAAAEPEPAVEPEPAAEPQPEPAPVEAEAPAAAPARPRRRAVRKATSPAGSPAGAEAAVVVVETAPSEQAPAAAAEPEAPAEEPAPAKKTARKTAAKKAPAKKAAAKKTTTAKKTAAKKTTTAKKTTAKKATKKTAAAEQSAPSAAASTDSDA